The following DNA comes from Malania oleifera isolate guangnan ecotype guangnan chromosome 12, ASM2987363v1, whole genome shotgun sequence.
cagaaatttttaaatttatatttattctaaaagcagtcttgaagttatattattaaatattgttttacgaaattctttaaaagctcattttagccacacactaataataatcttatttacttactgagcgtcgtctcaccccaatcatattttatttcagataactctgaaggacatgtcggaaatcaggcttagcaagcatgcgggtggggattagaaaaataaagattaattagaaatatagtatgatttcagatatttacgtttgtgtaattttcttcttttgaaataagtgattgtaacatgaataattagcgctctggtgtaataagaatcgagtttatttgcttccgctgtaaatcagtagtaaagagttaatatcccaggcccctcggggtcggggtgttacacgtaaatcatgaaaatcatcggctcatacaccagtatttcacattttaccatagctcggcctatacgccaaaaaatcatatccatagctcagcctatacgctggcaaatcacatccatagctcggcccgtacaccaaaaaatcatatacagagctcagcccgtatgctggcaaatcattttcataactcggcccgtatgctgacaaatcatatatatagttcgccctgtacgccgacaaacatatcaaaatctcggcccgtacgccgtttttccattataaaaatccgtatcaatTACATATTCCGAGAAAcattatttcatattaatttctccTCATGCCatactaaacaggtttttcgtatatttaacatatcatcactttcaacagcattttcccaaatataaatcatatataaatatttttattttactaaaaccaaatgctataacaatatgcatatttttcataaaatactagcttagtttatccccttacctgattcttgaaaagcccctaagaaaatatgtcatgcacccgcagggttccctactcaacaccttgaaaacaacattccccagaactaaagtatgtatttctatgcatactacgctttctacaactgtcaagaattcaaatattgagtagaaagtcttaccctggatttgggatggtttccacctcagccccaccgacgatccgctccggcagatttgtagagaactttcctaggagcgtcgtggtggcttcagatccttgaACTGGAaaaaatctggcccgaaattgaagagagaaggaggaggaaccaaagggtaaaagagagagaaaagttcTCCGCAGGAAAATGActaaaaaatcacgtttaaccctatttatcccgcgggattcgtcgacgagccacatcacctcgtcgatgagtcctgtagaaagttcgtcgacgaacttcaaccctcgttgaAGAATTTCAGAATTcctaaaatcctctctcagtatattctcgttgatgaatcttgttctcgtcaacgagctcctcttataccctcatcgacgagtcccatgtgttcgtcgacgagaagctgaaaaattcctcaggattatactttccaaaatgcaacgtcgtcgaatgcctccttctgtttttggtttccattccccttcctttttattatttaaataacattattcttcaaGTCGTTACATCTACTTTGTCTGGGTCCACTGAAATTCCCTCCTTGGACACTACCTACCCTAGAAATGGAACCTATTCTACCCAGAACTcgaatttcttaaatttagcgaATAACCTCTTCTctctgagtacctgaagtactagcctcaaatgagctTTATGGTCTATAGCACTcctcaaataaatcaagatgtcatcaatgaataccaccacaaactgatctaagtacgcgtggaacaccctattcatcagatccatgaatgctGTAGGTGTGCTCGTAAAACCAAAAAGCATaacaaaaaattcataatggtcataccgggTTCGAAAGGCTATCTTCAATACATCCTCTGATTGCACTTTCAACTGGTGATGCCCGGATCGCAGATCGttcttagagaaaacctgagtACCCTTCAGCTAGTCAAACAGGTCGTCAATACGTGGTAACAGGTATTTATTCCTCACCATAACCTTgttaatttctctgtagtcgatgcacatctttatcgacctatccttctttttcacgaacaacaccaacgctccccagggtgatatgcTCGATCTAATGAAACCACTATCCAGAAGTttctgtagttgctcctttaactcttttagttcAGTTGAAGCCATTCAGTAAGGCACCTTGGAGATTGGTGTCGTCCCTGGTGCTaactcaatagcgaactccacctcacgatctcgAGGCAATCTAGGTAAGTCCTCGGGAAGTACGTTCGAGAACTCCCGTATCACTGGAATATCCTCCAACTTCAGTCCCTCCTTTGGTACCGCTTTCACACACGCCAGGTACCCCGGGAAGCCATCCAGGAGTAACCTTATCGCTTGCATCGCCGagaggatctgtggtgcagagcGTACACACGACCTGATAAAATTAAACTCCTGTTCTCCAAGAGGTCTAAACACTGCCTCCTTCTTTTGGCAATCTATGCTCGCATAGCTAgatgctaaccaatccatccctaaaataatatcaaatctcTGCATCTCAAGAACAATTAGTATAGCAGGTAACCTCCTCCCTTGAATCTCCACTGGGTGGTCTCTAACCACCTTATTGCACATAATAATCGACCTTGTCAGCATGACCACACCTAACTCGACCTCTACCAAGTGAGCCTCAACACCACAAACTCTAGAAAATCCCCGagatacaaacgagtgggttgcacctaagTCAAATAACACAACAACATTATGTGACATAATTGaaatcgtacctgtcaccacattgctgGTGTTCTCTGCATCACGTGGCGTCAATGAGTACACCCACGCTTGCGCGGTACCCCCCCTGGTTACCACTTCTAGTTGCCTGACTACCTCCTCCATACTACTGCTGAGGAGGTGCATAGTTCAATACTACGCGACAGTCCCGCACTTGATGTCTCGCACTACCACATCGTTAACAGCCCATAAAACCAGCCCTACACTCACCCGCATGCTTCTTATGGCATTTGGGATAGGTAAAGTGCAGAGAATTTTCCTGAGGGGCTTAAGGTCCCATCACCTGTCGCTGGCCCTATGAACTACTAGGCCACTTCCATGAGCTCTGGCTGGTGCTAGACTGAAAACTCTGAGACAAGGGCCTCTTTTTCTGATTTGCCTTTCTTTCCCCCTACTGAATACTGACCTCCACCGGCACAGCTCTAAGCTAATAATGCCGCTACCTGTGTGCATATTGCCTGCCTTAGCACTCTCTCAAACATCTGAGCCTTCTTCGGCTCGTTCAGGACCATATATGGAACACAATTATTAGACGAAGAAAATACCATGACATGTAAAttctcaatttaaaaaaaaaaaacaagtcaagaattcttgacacaaaaccgtcgacggtttgccatCCACAAACCATCCCTCTCTCTGATACATGTACACGGTTAGTCGTATAAGGATATAGTTTTATTAGGGTTCGgacaatactgcctacgtctcctcctcaagctcacaagtaagaggattccactaagagctcacttcATAGGTGGAGGgacaccgaatacaacaccttaccagcatagtgcacctaactttcctaaccgggtccaagccaatctaggacttttcacagggagagtctccctctttcgaccaacacgtcgagaatacaacagatattcaataTTTTATGTGTACAAGAaaatgtgcttctaaacaagAAAATTACGTACCAATACAgacaagcaataatcaatgcaccttaacTAGATAGGAACGATAAGCTTAGTGCAAAAATGTGTGTAATAATACTCAAGTTAATGTCACTAAACAATTAAGTGCAAGAATGTATTATCAAtcgatctttgaaacaatatatatatatatctcaatcacaaatagGGCTTCAAAGATTTCCAAGAGAATGaccaaatatctcaaaaagattttcaaaaactttaagcaCAGAAGATTAGAAAATCAAGCTTTTGAAAAACGATTTCTACAAGAACACAAAACAAGgtcaagagtcttgcaatcaatATG
Coding sequences within:
- the LOC131143889 gene encoding uncharacterized protein LOC131143889 — protein: MHLLSSSMEEVVRQLEVVTRGGTAQAWVYSLTPRDAENTSNVVTGATHSFVSRGFSRVCGVEAHLVEVELGVVMLTRSIIMCNKVVRDHPVEIQGRRLPAILIVLEMQRFDIILGMDWLASSYASIDCQKKEAVFRPLGEQEFNFIRSCVRSAPQILSAMQAIRLLLDGFPGYLACVKAVPKEGLKLEDIPVIREFSNVLPEDLPRLPRDREVEFAIELAPGTTPISKVPY